In the genome of Myroides phaeus, one region contains:
- the lipB gene encoding lipoyl(octanoyl) transferase LipB, whose product MNKTVKLIDLGEKDYKDTWDYQEEIFQSILATKVKNRREEATEPTDNYFIFVEHPHVYTLGKSGDVHNMLLNDEQLKAKGATFYKINRGGDITYHGPGQIVGYPIIDLENFFTDIHKYLRLLEETIILVLKDYGIEAGRSEGETGVWLGVGTPFPRKICAMGVRASRWVTMHGFALNVNSDLGYFDNIIPCGIKGKGVTSLNVELGVDYVDEDEIRNKIIKYFSELFEATVVVAE is encoded by the coding sequence ATGAACAAAACAGTTAAGCTTATTGATTTAGGCGAAAAGGATTATAAAGATACTTGGGACTACCAAGAAGAGATTTTTCAATCTATATTAGCTACAAAAGTTAAGAATAGAAGAGAAGAAGCTACAGAACCTACTGATAACTATTTTATTTTTGTAGAGCACCCTCACGTTTATACGTTAGGAAAGAGTGGAGATGTTCACAATATGCTTTTGAATGATGAGCAATTAAAAGCAAAAGGAGCTACTTTTTATAAAATTAATAGAGGTGGAGATATTACTTATCACGGGCCAGGTCAGATAGTTGGATACCCAATTATTGATTTAGAAAACTTCTTTACAGATATTCATAAATACCTTCGTTTATTAGAGGAGACTATTATTTTAGTTTTAAAGGATTACGGAATTGAAGCAGGTAGAAGTGAAGGAGAAACAGGTGTGTGGCTTGGAGTAGGAACGCCATTTCCGCGTAAAATATGTGCAATGGGAGTTAGAGCATCACGTTGGGTAACTATGCACGGATTTGCATTAAATGTAAATTCAGACCTTGGTTATTTTGACAATATCATTCCTTGTGGAATCAAAGGAAAAGGAGTTACTTCTTTGAATGTTGAACTTGGAGTTGATTACGTAGATGAAGATGAAATAAGAAATAAGATTATAAAATATTTTTCTGAATTATTTGAAGCAACAGTTGTTGTCGCTGAGTAA
- the lysS gene encoding lysine--tRNA ligase → MQLSEQEIIRREKLSKLQELGVNPYPANLFPVDHTSKQIKNDFEEGKKVVVAGRLMSSRIQGKASFATIQDSEGKIQLYINRDELCPGEDKTLYNEIYKKLIDLGDIIGIEGELFTTQVGEKTVRVKNLSLLSKSLRPLPLPKTDAEGNTFDAFTDPELRYRMRYVDLVVNPLNKDIFVKRTKLFSAMRNFFNDSGYMEVETPVLQSIPGGAAARPFITHHNALDIPLYLRIANELYLKRLIVGGFDGVYEFSKNFRNEGMDRTHNPEFTAMEIYVAYKDYNWMMDFTERLLEHCAIAVNGTTEATFGEHAINFKAPYKRITMADSIKEFTGFDITGKSEDEIRQAALGMGIPVDETMGKGKLIDEIFGEKCEGNYIQPTFITDYPKEMSPLTKAHRDNPELTERFELMVCGKEIANAYSELNDPIDQRERFEAQMDLADRGDDEAMFIDQDFLRALEYGMPPTSGLGIGMDRLIMFLTNNASIQEVLFFPQMRPEKTAPTVELTDEEKIIVQILENNENKVEIASLKEQAALSGKKWDKAMKGLAAHNLTKVVTEDDKKFVVYQH, encoded by the coding sequence ATGCAACTTTCAGAACAAGAAATCATAAGAAGAGAAAAGCTGAGTAAATTACAAGAGCTTGGTGTAAATCCCTATCCTGCAAACCTATTCCCTGTGGATCATACGTCTAAGCAGATAAAGAACGATTTTGAAGAAGGTAAGAAGGTAGTTGTGGCTGGAAGACTTATGTCTTCAAGAATTCAAGGAAAGGCTTCTTTTGCTACTATTCAAGATAGTGAAGGAAAAATCCAATTGTACATTAACAGAGATGAACTTTGTCCTGGAGAAGATAAAACTTTATATAACGAGATTTATAAAAAGTTAATCGACTTAGGTGATATTATAGGAATTGAAGGAGAGTTATTCACTACGCAAGTTGGTGAAAAAACAGTACGTGTTAAAAACTTATCTTTATTAAGTAAGTCTTTACGCCCTCTTCCTCTTCCAAAAACAGATGCTGAAGGAAATACTTTCGATGCTTTTACTGATCCAGAATTGCGTTACAGAATGCGTTATGTTGATTTAGTGGTTAATCCATTAAACAAAGATATTTTCGTAAAACGTACTAAATTATTTAGTGCAATGCGTAATTTCTTTAACGATTCTGGTTATATGGAAGTAGAAACTCCTGTATTACAGTCTATCCCTGGTGGAGCTGCTGCTCGTCCATTTATTACACACCACAATGCTTTAGATATTCCATTATACTTGAGAATTGCTAATGAATTGTACTTAAAACGTTTAATCGTTGGTGGTTTTGACGGAGTTTACGAATTCTCTAAAAACTTCCGTAATGAAGGTATGGACAGAACGCACAACCCAGAGTTTACTGCAATGGAAATTTACGTTGCTTATAAAGACTATAACTGGATGATGGACTTCACTGAACGTTTATTAGAACATTGTGCTATTGCTGTTAATGGTACGACAGAAGCTACTTTCGGAGAACATGCTATCAACTTTAAAGCTCCTTACAAACGTATCACAATGGCAGACTCTATTAAAGAGTTTACAGGTTTTGATATCACAGGTAAATCAGAAGACGAAATTCGTCAAGCTGCTTTAGGTATGGGTATTCCTGTTGATGAAACTATGGGGAAAGGAAAACTTATTGATGAAATCTTTGGTGAGAAATGTGAGGGTAACTACATCCAACCTACTTTCATTACTGATTATCCAAAAGAGATGTCTCCTTTAACTAAAGCTCATAGAGATAATCCTGAGCTTACTGAGCGTTTCGAATTAATGGTTTGTGGTAAAGAGATTGCTAATGCTTACTCTGAGTTAAATGATCCTATCGATCAAAGAGAGCGTTTTGAAGCACAAATGGACTTAGCTGATCGTGGAGATGATGAAGCTATGTTTATTGACCAAGACTTCTTACGTGCATTAGAATATGGTATGCCTCCTACATCTGGTTTAGGTATTGGTATGGACAGATTAATTATGTTCTTAACTAATAACGCATCTATCCAAGAAGTTCTTTTCTTCCCTCAAATGAGACCAGAGAAAACTGCTCCTACTGTAGAGTTAACAGATGAAGAAAAAATCATTGTTCAAATTCTTGAGAATAATGAAAACAAAGTAGAAATTGCTTCTCTTAAAGAGCAAGCTGCTTTAAGTGGTAAGAAATGGGATAAGGCAATGAAAGGTCTTGCTGCTCATAACTTAACAAAAGTAGTTACTGAAGATGACAAAAAATTCGTAGTGTACCAACACTAA
- the groL gene encoding chaperonin GroEL (60 kDa chaperone family; promotes refolding of misfolded polypeptides especially under stressful conditions; forms two stacked rings of heptamers to form a barrel-shaped 14mer; ends can be capped by GroES; misfolded proteins enter the barrel where they are refolded when GroES binds), producing MAKDIKFDIAAREGLKRGVDALANAVKVTLGPKGRNVIIGKSFGAPTVTKDGVSVAKEVELEDTLENMGAQMVKEVASKTNDLAGDGTTTATVLAQAIVKEGLKNVAAGANPMDLKRGIDKAVEIIVEELKKQAQEVGGSMDKIKQVASISANNDDFIGELIAQAFEKVGKEGVITVEEAKGTETFVDVVEGMQFDRGYLSPYFVTNSEKMEVELDSPYILLYDKKVSSLKELLPVLEPVAQSGKPLLIIAEDVDGEALSTLVVNKLRGALKIAAVKAPGFGDRRKAMLEDIAILTGGVVISEEQGYTLENTTLEMLGTCKRVSIDKDNTTIVSGSGEADMIKNRVNQIKAQMEATTSDYDREKLQERLAKLAGGVAVLYVGAASEVEMKEKKDRVDDALHATRAAVEEGIVAGGGVALLRAKEALVNIKAENADEETGIQIVAKAIEAPLRTIVENAGSEGSVIVAKVLEGKDNFGYNAKTNEYVDMLQAGVIDPKKVTRVALENAASVSGMILITECALVEIKDESAAAMPMGGGMPGMM from the coding sequence ATGGCAAAAGATATTAAATTCGACATAGCTGCACGTGAAGGTTTGAAACGTGGAGTTGACGCTTTAGCAAATGCAGTTAAAGTAACATTAGGTCCTAAAGGAAGAAACGTAATTATTGGAAAATCTTTTGGTGCTCCAACAGTTACTAAAGATGGTGTTTCTGTAGCTAAAGAAGTTGAGTTAGAAGATACTTTAGAAAACATGGGGGCGCAAATGGTAAAAGAAGTTGCGTCTAAAACAAATGACTTAGCTGGTGATGGTACTACTACTGCTACTGTTTTAGCTCAAGCTATCGTTAAAGAAGGTCTTAAAAACGTTGCTGCTGGTGCTAATCCAATGGATTTAAAACGTGGTATCGATAAAGCTGTTGAAATTATCGTTGAAGAGTTAAAAAAACAAGCACAAGAAGTTGGTGGGTCTATGGACAAAATCAAACAAGTTGCTTCTATCTCTGCTAATAATGATGATTTTATCGGTGAATTAATTGCTCAAGCTTTTGAAAAAGTAGGAAAAGAAGGTGTTATCACTGTTGAAGAAGCTAAAGGAACTGAAACATTCGTTGACGTTGTTGAAGGTATGCAGTTTGATAGAGGTTACTTATCTCCTTACTTTGTGACTAATTCTGAAAAAATGGAGGTAGAATTAGATTCTCCTTACATCTTATTATATGACAAAAAAGTTTCTTCTTTAAAAGAACTTTTACCTGTATTAGAACCAGTTGCTCAATCTGGTAAACCTTTATTAATTATCGCTGAAGATGTTGATGGTGAAGCATTATCTACTTTAGTAGTTAATAAATTAAGAGGTGCTTTAAAAATTGCTGCTGTTAAAGCTCCTGGTTTTGGAGATAGAAGAAAAGCAATGTTAGAAGATATCGCTATCTTAACTGGTGGTGTGGTTATCTCTGAAGAGCAAGGATATACTTTAGAAAACACTACTTTAGAAATGCTTGGTACTTGTAAACGTGTAAGCATTGATAAAGACAACACAACTATTGTTAGTGGAAGTGGTGAAGCTGATATGATCAAAAACAGAGTAAACCAGATTAAAGCGCAAATGGAAGCTACTACTTCTGACTATGACAGAGAGAAGTTACAAGAGCGTTTAGCTAAATTAGCTGGTGGTGTTGCTGTTCTTTATGTTGGTGCTGCTTCTGAAGTAGAAATGAAAGAGAAAAAAGATAGAGTTGATGATGCATTACACGCAACAAGAGCTGCTGTTGAAGAAGGTATCGTTGCTGGTGGTGGTGTTGCTTTATTAAGAGCTAAAGAGGCTTTAGTGAATATTAAAGCTGAAAACGCTGACGAAGAAACAGGTATCCAAATCGTAGCAAAAGCAATTGAAGCTCCTTTGAGAACTATTGTTGAAAATGCTGGATCTGAAGGATCTGTTATTGTTGCTAAAGTATTAGAAGGTAAAGATAACTTCGGATACAATGCTAAAACAAACGAATACGTTGATATGTTACAAGCTGGGGTTATTGATCCTAAGAAAGTAACAAGAGTTGCATTAGAAAATGCTGCTTCTGTTTCTGGAATGATTTTGATCACTGAGTGTGCATTAGTTGAAATAAAAGACGAAAGTGCTGCTGCTATGCCAATGGGCGGAGGTATGCCTGGAATGATGTAA
- the secG gene encoding preprotein translocase subunit SecG produces MNTFTIFLVLIAIVCFLLIVVIMVQNPKGGGLDSSFGGSTVVGGVKNTNDFLDKSTWTLGAVLIILILLSTTSFSGGATGDSKLLDPNAVTAPLAPISQENETPAEQPVTPTQETETQE; encoded by the coding sequence ATGAACACATTTACAATATTTTTAGTATTAATCGCCATTGTATGTTTTTTACTTATCGTAGTAATTATGGTACAGAATCCAAAAGGAGGAGGTTTAGATTCATCTTTCGGAGGATCTACAGTAGTTGGTGGTGTTAAAAATACAAACGATTTCTTAGATAAAAGTACTTGGACTTTAGGTGCAGTATTAATTATCTTAATTTTATTATCTACTACTAGTTTTAGTGGAGGTGCTACAGGAGATTCTAAATTATTAGATCCAAATGCAGTTACAGCGCCATTAGCGCCAATCTCTCAAGAGAACGAAACACCGGCTGAACAACCAGTGACACCTACTCAAGAGACTGAAACTCAAGAATAA
- a CDS encoding sigma-54 interaction domain-containing protein, giving the protein MENLQVIKQRFEIIGNDIKLNRALEKAIQVAPTDISVLVTGESGVGKESIPKIIHSLSHRKHGKYIAVNCGAIPEGTIDSELFGHEKGAFTGAIGSREGYFEEADGGTIFLDEVGELPLTTQVRLLRVLENGEFIKVGSSKVQKSDIRIIAATNVNMMEAIDKGKFREDLYYRLSTVEINLPPLRERGEDIHLIFRKFASDFSHKYKMPPIKLEPEAANYLMRYRWDGNIRQLRNVAEQISVLETNRIITLPVLQTYLPNHDRQLPSLVNTKKADSDFSSEREILYKVLFDMKGDLTDLKKLTLELLQNDKGQVQESNKNLIQRIYGQKNNEIQDIQTAPTSSFNILPMENHQTQNNSFHEHVDDDEDDNNYLLAETVEDIPLNLVDQELELIKKALERNKGKRKAAAEELGISERTLYRKIKQYNL; this is encoded by the coding sequence ATGGAAAACCTTCAAGTTATAAAACAACGCTTCGAAATTATCGGAAACGATATTAAGCTAAACCGTGCGTTAGAAAAGGCTATTCAAGTAGCTCCTACTGACATTTCGGTTTTAGTGACAGGAGAAAGCGGGGTTGGTAAAGAGAGTATCCCTAAAATCATACATTCATTATCACACAGAAAACACGGTAAATATATTGCCGTAAACTGTGGAGCTATTCCAGAAGGTACAATTGACAGTGAATTATTCGGACATGAAAAAGGTGCTTTTACGGGAGCTATTGGCTCTCGTGAAGGTTACTTTGAAGAAGCTGATGGAGGAACTATTTTTTTAGATGAAGTTGGAGAGTTACCTCTAACAACACAGGTAAGATTATTACGTGTACTTGAAAATGGTGAATTTATTAAAGTTGGTTCTTCTAAAGTTCAAAAATCTGACATCCGTATTATCGCTGCTACGAATGTTAACATGATGGAAGCTATTGACAAGGGAAAATTTAGAGAAGATTTGTATTACCGTTTAAGTACGGTAGAAATAAACCTTCCTCCTCTTCGCGAAAGAGGTGAAGATATTCATCTAATCTTTAGAAAATTTGCTTCTGACTTCTCGCATAAATATAAAATGCCTCCTATCAAACTTGAACCGGAAGCTGCTAATTATTTAATGAGATACCGCTGGGACGGAAATATTCGTCAATTGCGAAATGTAGCTGAACAAATATCTGTATTGGAGACAAATAGAATTATTACGCTACCTGTTCTTCAAACTTATCTACCGAATCACGACAGACAATTACCGTCTTTAGTGAATACTAAAAAAGCAGATTCTGATTTTAGTAGTGAAAGAGAAATTTTGTATAAAGTACTTTTTGATATGAAAGGAGATCTTACGGATCTTAAAAAACTAACTTTGGAGTTATTACAGAACGACAAGGGACAAGTTCAAGAATCAAATAAGAATTTAATTCAACGTATCTACGGCCAAAAAAATAATGAAATTCAAGATATACAAACAGCTCCTACGAGCAGTTTTAATATCTTACCAATGGAGAATCATCAAACACAAAACAATTCTTTTCATGAACATGTTGATGATGATGAAGACGACAACAATTATCTTTTAGCTGAAACGGTAGAGGATATTCCTTTAAATTTAGTTGATCAAGAGTTAGAGTTGATTAAAAAAGCATTGGAAAGAAACAAAGGTAAAAGAAAAGCTGCCGCAGAAGAACTGGGAATCTCTGAAAGAACACTATATAGAAAAATCAAGCAATACAACCTATAA
- the groES gene encoding co-chaperone GroES: MALNIKPLADRVLIEPLPAETKTASGIFIPDTAKEKPQRGIVVAAGNGTKDHEMTVKVGDTVLYGKYAGTELKFEGKDYLIMREDDILAIV, encoded by the coding sequence ATGGCATTAAACATTAAACCACTTGCAGACAGAGTTCTTATTGAACCTCTACCAGCAGAAACTAAAACTGCTTCAGGTATATTCATTCCAGACACAGCAAAAGAAAAACCTCAAAGAGGTATTGTAGTTGCAGCAGGAAACGGAACTAAAGATCACGAGATGACTGTAAAAGTAGGCGATACTGTTCTTTATGGGAAATATGCTGGAACGGAATTAAAGTTTGAAGGTAAAGATTACCTTATCATGCGTGAAGACGACATTCTTGCAATTGTTTAA
- a CDS encoding tetratricopeptide repeat protein gives MNLDNLDILLHKPESIAANDASELKDILHDYPYFQSVRSLYLKSLFLQKSSDYNQALKKTAAYTLDRDILFEFIISPDFVSYKPIDLLSEIADIPQEETEDQSIEEEVLPNTPKETSTAIKSLLQSITLLENEKEEEQESVQVEEQQLIEENIIDETTCIETPEQSEVIEIQENIDEKENHQKLEEKLEIGKPLAFSESEKFSFQEWLQLAKVKPIDREKEDVLTDPEVIIDTDKQKKLDLIDKFIETNPKILPTKKPTSAPVNIENSVQENNSLMTETLAKIYLEQKKYQKAIQAYEILILKYPEKSSFFADQILDIKALQQHNS, from the coding sequence GTGAATTTAGATAACTTAGATATATTGTTGCACAAGCCTGAAAGCATTGCTGCTAATGACGCAAGTGAACTAAAAGATATACTTCACGACTACCCTTATTTTCAGTCGGTAAGAAGTTTATATCTTAAAAGTCTCTTTTTGCAAAAAAGTAGTGATTACAATCAAGCGCTAAAAAAAACAGCTGCATATACCTTAGACCGGGATATACTTTTTGAGTTTATCATTTCACCTGATTTTGTTAGTTATAAGCCTATTGATCTACTAAGTGAAATAGCTGATATACCACAAGAAGAAACAGAAGATCAAAGTATAGAAGAGGAAGTATTACCAAATACTCCTAAAGAAACTTCTACGGCTATTAAAAGCTTACTTCAATCAATAACACTTCTTGAAAACGAAAAGGAGGAAGAACAAGAGAGTGTACAAGTAGAAGAACAACAGTTGATAGAGGAAAATATTATAGACGAGACAACTTGTATAGAAACACCAGAACAGTCTGAAGTGATAGAAATACAGGAAAATATTGATGAAAAAGAGAATCATCAAAAATTAGAAGAAAAATTAGAAATAGGAAAACCACTTGCTTTCTCTGAGAGTGAGAAATTCTCATTCCAAGAGTGGTTGCAATTAGCCAAAGTTAAGCCTATTGATAGAGAAAAAGAGGATGTTTTAACAGATCCTGAGGTAATAATTGATACCGATAAGCAAAAAAAATTAGATTTAATAGATAAATTTATCGAAACAAATCCTAAAATTTTGCCAACAAAAAAACCTACCTCAGCCCCTGTAAACATTGAGAACTCAGTACAAGAGAACAATAGTTTAATGACTGAAACATTAGCAAAGATTTACTTAGAGCAAAAAAAATATCAAAAAGCAATACAAGCTTATGAGATATTAATTTTGAAATATCCAGAAAAAAGTAGTTTCTTTGCAGACCAAATATTAGATATAAAAGCGTTACAACAACATAATAGTTAA
- a CDS encoding YqaE/Pmp3 family membrane protein produces the protein MSFWRVLLSIFLPPLAVYDKGCGSILIVLLLTLMGWVPGVIGALVILNNPKYNN, from the coding sequence ATGAGTTTTTGGCGCGTATTATTATCGATTTTTTTACCACCTTTAGCTGTATATGATAAAGGATGTGGGTCTATATTGATTGTTTTGCTATTAACCCTGATGGGGTGGGTTCCTGGTGTAATTGGAGCTTTAGTAATATTGAACAATCCAAAATATAATAACTAA
- a CDS encoding LptE family protein, whose product MKIKYLFSILLCSIVLHSCKYYNFTGTGKIDANTFQVNTFQNNASLVEPGIDRTFTMALQDLIQNQTSLSLTNNDGDLIYEGEIVDYRISPMTATADQRAAQNRLYIAINVRFFNKNKPEDDFEKRFSFYYDYDANVQLMGASLSTALDAIYERITQDVFNESLAKW is encoded by the coding sequence ATGAAAATCAAATACTTATTTTCTATTTTACTATGTTCTATAGTACTTCATAGTTGTAAATATTATAACTTTACTGGTACTGGTAAAATAGATGCTAATACGTTTCAGGTTAATACGTTTCAGAATAATGCAAGTTTAGTAGAACCGGGAATTGACAGAACATTTACAATGGCGTTGCAAGATTTGATTCAGAATCAAACAAGCTTAAGCTTAACTAATAATGATGGTGATCTAATCTATGAAGGTGAAATTGTAGATTACAGAATTAGCCCAATGACTGCAACAGCAGATCAAAGAGCTGCACAAAACCGTTTGTATATTGCAATCAATGTTCGTTTCTTTAACAAGAATAAACCAGAGGATGACTTCGAAAAAAGATTCTCTTTCTACTATGACTATGATGCTAACGTTCAATTAATGGGCGCAAGTTTAAGTACTGCTCTTGATGCTATTTATGAAAGAATAACACAAGACGTATTCAATGAATCTTTAGCTAAGTGGTAA
- the rpe gene encoding ribulose-phosphate 3-epimerase, with translation MKNTIIAPSVLAADFGNLQRDVEMINNSEADWFHIDIMDGVFVPNISYGMPVLDAINKHAKKTLDVHLMIVDPDRYIKTFKDLGTDILTVHYEACTHLHRTIQAIKAEGMKAGVALNPHTNVNVLEDVIQDLDLVLIMSVNPGFGGQSFIENTYDKVRKVKVMIEAKGASTIIEIDGGVTSKNAKALVDAGADALVAGSFVFKSENPTATIAELKEITK, from the coding sequence ATGAAAAACACAATTATTGCGCCGTCTGTATTAGCGGCTGATTTTGGAAATTTACAACGCGACGTTGAAATGATTAATAATAGTGAGGCAGATTGGTTTCATATTGATATTATGGATGGAGTATTTGTTCCTAATATTTCTTATGGGATGCCTGTTTTAGATGCTATTAATAAACACGCTAAAAAAACATTAGACGTACATTTAATGATTGTTGATCCTGATCGTTATATCAAAACATTTAAAGATTTAGGAACTGATATCTTGACAGTGCACTATGAAGCGTGTACACATTTACACAGAACAATTCAAGCTATAAAAGCTGAAGGAATGAAGGCAGGAGTGGCGTTAAATCCACATACGAATGTAAATGTATTAGAAGATGTAATACAAGATTTAGACTTAGTGTTGATTATGAGTGTTAATCCTGGTTTTGGAGGACAAAGTTTTATTGAAAACACTTATGATAAGGTACGCAAGGTAAAAGTAATGATTGAGGCAAAAGGAGCTTCTACAATCATTGAAATTGATGGAGGAGTAACAAGCAAAAATGCAAAAGCTTTAGTAGATGCTGGAGCAGACGCATTAGTAGCAGGAAGTTTCGTATTTAAATCAGAGAATCCTACAGCAACAATAGCAGAATTAAAAGAGATTACTAAATAG